The following proteins come from a genomic window of Zonotrichia albicollis isolate bZonAlb1 chromosome 12, bZonAlb1.hap1, whole genome shotgun sequence:
- the RAB43 gene encoding ras-related protein Rab-43 isoform X2, which produces MPGVAALGAGPDPEESYDFLFKLVLIGDASVGKTCLVQRFKTGAFSERQGSTIGVDFTMKSLEIQGKRVKIWDTAGQERFRTITQSYYRSANGAILAYDISKRGSFLSIPRWIEDVRKYAGSNIVQLLIGNKSDLSDLREVQLEEAQSLAERYDNIICAIETSAKDSSNVEEAFVKMATELMMRHGGPMFSEKNTDSIKLDSKDVVEGWGCGC; this is translated from the exons ATGCCCGGAGTGGCCGCGCTGGGCGCCGGCCCCGACCCCGAGGAGAGCTACGATTTCCTCTTCAAGCTGGTGCTGATCGGCGACGCCAGCGTGGGCAAGACCTGCCTGGTGCAGCGCTTCAAGACCGGGGCCTTCTCCGAGCGCCAGGGCAGCACCATCGGCGTGGACTTCACCATGAAGAGCCTGGAGATCCAGGGCAAGCGGGTGAAG ATCTGGGACACGGCAGGCCAGGAGCGGTTCAGGACCATCACGCAGAGTTATTACCGCAGCGCCAACGGGGCCATCCTGGCCTATGACATCAGCAAGAGGGGCTCCTTCCTGTCCATCCCTCGCTGGATCGAGGATGTCAGGAAGTACGCTGGCTCCAACATCGTGCAGCTGCTCATCG GAAACAAGTCTGACCTAAGTGACCTTAGAGAGGTTCAGCTGGAGGAAGCGCAGAGCCTGGCTGAACGCTATGACAACATCATCTGTGCCATAGAGACCTCAGCAAAGGACTCCAGCAACGTGGAGGAGGCCTTTGTGAAGATGGCCACCGAGCTGATGATGAGGCATGGAGGGCCCATGTTCAGTGAGAAGAACACTGACAGCATCAAGCTCGACAGCAAAGACGTTGTGGAAGGCTGGGGGTGTGGTTGCTGA
- the RAB43 gene encoding ras-related protein Rab-43 isoform X1, with translation MPGVAALGAGPDPEESYDFLFKLVLIGDASVGKTCLVQRFKTGAFSERQGSTIGVDFTMKSLEIQGKRVKLQIWDTAGQERFRTITQSYYRSANGAILAYDISKRGSFLSIPRWIEDVRKYAGSNIVQLLIGNKSDLSDLREVQLEEAQSLAERYDNIICAIETSAKDSSNVEEAFVKMATELMMRHGGPMFSEKNTDSIKLDSKDVVEGWGCGC, from the exons ATGCCCGGAGTGGCCGCGCTGGGCGCCGGCCCCGACCCCGAGGAGAGCTACGATTTCCTCTTCAAGCTGGTGCTGATCGGCGACGCCAGCGTGGGCAAGACCTGCCTGGTGCAGCGCTTCAAGACCGGGGCCTTCTCCGAGCGCCAGGGCAGCACCATCGGCGTGGACTTCACCATGAAGAGCCTGGAGATCCAGGGCAAGCGGGTGAAG CTGCAGATCTGGGACACGGCAGGCCAGGAGCGGTTCAGGACCATCACGCAGAGTTATTACCGCAGCGCCAACGGGGCCATCCTGGCCTATGACATCAGCAAGAGGGGCTCCTTCCTGTCCATCCCTCGCTGGATCGAGGATGTCAGGAAGTACGCTGGCTCCAACATCGTGCAGCTGCTCATCG GAAACAAGTCTGACCTAAGTGACCTTAGAGAGGTTCAGCTGGAGGAAGCGCAGAGCCTGGCTGAACGCTATGACAACATCATCTGTGCCATAGAGACCTCAGCAAAGGACTCCAGCAACGTGGAGGAGGCCTTTGTGAAGATGGCCACCGAGCTGATGATGAGGCATGGAGGGCCCATGTTCAGTGAGAAGAACACTGACAGCATCAAGCTCGACAGCAAAGACGTTGTGGAAGGCTGGGGGTGTGGTTGCTGA